From Simonsiella muelleri ATCC 29453:
AGAAGCAGGTCGCTCTATGGTCTTGCAAGCGAGATTGGGTAATCAACCAGTGGTGATTGTGGTATTGGGTTCGTCAACCAGCAGCAGCCGAGTTCGTGATGCGCGTGAATTGAGTACGGTTGTGAATCAAATGCCATTGTAATTAAAATAAAATTTTGCTAAATTTGTTTTCAGGCTGCCTTTATTGTAATATCTAAAGGCAGCCTGAAAATTTCCATCGCACCGAAAAAGCGCAAAAGCTAGTGGATTCGTCTAAATTTGCGTAAATTTTATAGATAATCAGCGATTTATATTAGATAATTCACTCTTTTCAACTCTATAGTTTAATTACATGATGAAAACCAAAAAATTCGCTTTAGCTCTGATTCCCGCCATCACATTGGCACTTATGGCCTGTGGTGGTACGCCCGCTACAAACAACGCACAAGCCGCTACCAAAGAAAACAACAGCTCTTCATCTGTTAATAAACCCGTGAATACGCAAGTAGACAAAAATGTCCCTGCTGATGTCGCGAAAGCCATTACCCAAACCTTGCAAACTAATTATGCCAGCCAAAATTTACAAGTATTAAGCATTACCACCACGCCCATTACAGGTTTGTATGAAGTGGTCGTGAGTGGAAAACAAATTACCTACACTGATGCCACAGGACAATTTATGCTGGTCGGTGATTTAATTGCCACCAAAGAAGGGCGTAGCTTGACCGAAGAACGTAAAGCAATTTTAAATCAAGTGGATTTCAACGCATTGCCATTTGATAAAGCCATTAAAGAAGTTCGTGGCAATGGTGCATTGAAAGTGGCGGTATTTTCCGACCCTGATTGCCCATATTGCAAACGCTTGGAACGCGAATTGGCAAAAATGACCAATGTTACCATCTACAATTTCATGATGCCTATTCCATCATTACACGCCGATGCAGCGCGTAAAGCTGTCCAAATTTGGTGTCAGCCAAATCGCACTCAAGTGTGGAATGCGTGGATGCGTGAAGGTAAAGCCATCCCCAAAGTGGCAGAATGCGCTAACCCAGTTGCTGAAACCACCGCATTGGGCGAAAGCTTCGGTTTCAATGGCACGCCAACTTTGGTATTTCCAAATGGTAAAACGCAAAGTGGTTATTTGCCCATGCCTGAAATGGAAATTGTCATCAAGCAAAATCAAAAATAATTCAGAACCTGTGTTCGTAATCTTACATATTTAAAAATGTGAAAAAAACTTTCAGGCTGCCTATTTTTTATTAGAGCAGCCTGAAAGCTTATTTATAAAAATAAACTACTTACATGAAATACCCAACATCTTGGGTTCAGCATCAGCAGACAATTTTGCTGTGCAAATAGTGCTGTTGCTACCTGAAATTTTGGCGTTGTTACCGTCTTTATTGATGGTCAAGGGCTGTTTTACGCCCATGGCGATGGCGGTTTTGGCGATATTAAATGTCAATTCGCTGGGCAAATTAGCGTTATCGGCAGCAATATCAGGAGCGGTGTCTTTTGCCAACGCGCTGGCAGACAAGCTAATGGCGAAAATGGCAAATGTAGTGGTCATCATGGTTTTGAACATGATACATTCCTTTCTGTATGTTTATATCGCCACTATACTGCACTTTATTGAATAAGTGAAAAATTTAACCTTTTCTATCTTTCCTGAGTATAAAATTACACAATTGCACTGTTTTTGTATCCATCATCAAATCGCATTCCATTAATAACATATTGGCGGGACGACTGCTGTGCAAACTGGCACGAATTTCGGCTGCCTGAAATGCTAAACCGTGTTGTTTCGCAAACGCCGCAGCACGCTGATTAGCCAATCTTAAAGTTGGCAACATACAGATTTCCAAATGAAAAAATCTCACGCCCAAGACCAAAATCCGTGCCGCAAACCAATCGGCTTCTTCTGTGAAATGCGTGGGGCTGGGCTGGCTAAAATCGTGGCGTTGGGCGGCAATCAGTGTGGCAATGGTACGAATTTCAGGCAGCATCGCTTCTTGCAACAAATTGTCATGTTCAAAAAAATCCATCAATAAATCAGGACGATGACCATTACCGTTGGTCATCAAACAGAAACGGCGTAAATTTGGGGTGGGAATAGTTTGAATTTTGGCTAATGTATTCATCATGTTGCTCCTGTTCATTTTAAAATATGTACAATGGCAGCCCGAGAATAACATCAAAAAAAAGACCGCCACAAAATACTTGGGGCGGTTGAAAGGACTATGAAACGAAAGTTTACACGCACACAAAATCATACCGCACCTTGATGCGATACCAATAATAAGCGTGAGTGTGAATCTGTTTCATGGAAAATCCAACAAAAGAAAGGGAAATACAAACGTAATATTACGTATAATAATCTACTTGTGTCAAGAAATTAAACTGCCTAAAAACACCAATATTTTTTCAGGCAGTCTAAGTATTTATTTTAAATGGAAATTATTTAAATAAATTCGTCAGCCATTGCACAAATCTCAGCAATAGCGCAACCAATTCATATAAACCTTCCACTTTATTCTCCCCATTTTGTGGTCAATTGATGCGGAATATGCAATTGATCCAAAATCTTCGCCACAACAAAATTCACCATATCATCAATGGTTTTGGGGCGATAGTAAAATCCTGCAGCTGGTGGCATAATGGTGCAGCCTGCTTGAGCTAATTTCAGCAAATTTTCCAAATGAATCACAGACAAAGGCGTCTCGCGTGGCACAATAATAACAGGGCGTTTTTCTTTAATGGATACATCTGCCGCGCGTTCCAACAAATTATCCGACAAACCATGCGCGATTGCTGCCACTGTCCCCATGCTGGCTGGGCAAATCACCATCGCATCAGCCGCGCTGTTACCTGACGCAACTGGCGCAAACCACTCTTCGCGCCCAAAAACACGCAATTGTTCAGGCGAAACGCCGTATTTTTCACACAATAATTTTTGTGCATCTGCGGGCAACGTGGGTAATTGCAAATTCATTTCCTGCATTGCCACCACTTGCGCTGCTTGCGAATACACCAACCAAATCTGTTTGCCTGCTTTGAGCAATTCTTCCAGTAAACGCATACCATACGGCATACCAGATGCACCCGTGAAGGCTAACGTGATGGTTTCAATATTGTGTTGATTATTATTTGATTTTTGTTGTTTTTTCAGGCTGCCTGAAGATTTGCTCATTTTCATGGGCATGATGTCTGGGGTTTGGCTGTGGTCTAAATCCAACCAACCTGCGGGTTTGTTCATGCCTTTTTCCAATTTAGCAGCCATACGGTCGCCGATTTGCAATTGGCTGCCGTTTGGTTTGACGGTTTTGGCGCGTACTTGATAGAGGTAGGCTGGTTTATCGTAACCACATTGACGCGCTAATTTAGCCACGCCACCTGCTTCACGAATTAATTTTTCAAAATTGACAAAACGATTATCTTGAATATTTGACATTGCAGTCTCCTAAAATATATTTTATTTTCAAATATTTAGATATTTAATTAAAATAAAATGATTAAACTAATAAAAACATGAAAACCATATCAAAAAAATGATAGGGTAATTAGTAAAATATGCGGTTTTACTAACTATTTTAATTATACATTATTTCTTTTTAATGGGTTTATTTTTATTAAAAAATAGGTATTATCTCTTGTAAAATAGGCAAATCAGCCCAATTTAGAGGGAAATTTTGAATGAAGGAAAATAATATTATGTTGGATTTAAGCAACCATTTTCTAATTGCCATGCCTGATTTAGAAGATTCATTGTTTTCAGGCAGCCTAATTTATTTGTGTGAACACTCTAAAGATGGTGCTATGGGATTGATTATTAATAAACCTTCGCCAATTGGTATGGAAATTGTCTTTACTGGTGCAGGCATGAAACAGATTCCAGCACATTTCATGAATGAATTTGTGATGATGGGCGGTCCCGTGCAACCTGACCGCGGTTTTGTGCTGCACACGCCTGTGGGTAATTGGCAAAGTAGTTTAACTATTAATGAAGAGAACGCTATTACCACTTCACGCGATATTATTGAAAGCATGGCAAAAGACGATAAAATTCAACATGCTATTTTGACAATTGGTTATTCCAGTTGGCAAAAAGGTCAGTTGGAACAAGAATTATTGGACAATTCGTGGTTGATTGTGCCAGCCGATAATCATATTTTGTTCCATGTACCTGTGGAAGAGCGTTATCAGGCAGCCTTAAACAAATTGGGGATTAATGATGTGAATTTTATGCGTGGAGTAGGGCATGCCTGATTCAGAAAATTCATTATATTTACCAATGGGTTGTGCATTAGCATTTGATTTTGGCGAAACGCGAATCGGTGTAGCACAAGGTAATCGTGAAATTGCCATCGCTCACCCCATCGCCACCATCACAGGGCAAAGCAACGAAGAAAAACTCATCGCCATCGCCCGACTCATCACGCAATGGCAGCCTGAATATTTGGTGGTCGGTTTGCCTGTCCACGCAGATGGCACAGAACACGAGGTTACTGCTTTAGCTAGAAAATTTGGTCATCGTTTGAATGCACGTTTCAGGCTGCCTATTTATTGGGCAGACGAGCGATTCAGTTCGCTATACGCTGAAGAATTATTGAAACAGGCACAAGTTTTTGGCAAAAAAAACAAGGCAGTATTAGATCAAGTGGCTGCACAAGCCATTTTACAAAGTTTTTTTGATAATGGCGCAATTGGCGTATTTATGGGATAGGCAACCTTAAGTCTTTAGAAAAATAACCTAAACAAAATTAATTGGTTAGGTTATTTTTTGATGATTACGCAACTTCTTCGCGGTTGGTAATCACTTTGTCAATTAAGCCGTATTCCATCGCGGTTTGTGCAGACATAAAATTATCGCGGTCGGTATCGCGTTCAATTTTTTCCAATGGTTGCCCTGTGTGTTTCGCCAATAAGTTGTTTAATTTTTCTTTCAATTTAATCAACTCTCTAGCATGAATTTCAATATCTGAAGCCTGACCACCCAAACCACCACTAATCAACGGTTGATGAATCATGATGCGGCTGTTTGGCAAGGCAAACCGCTTACCTTTTGCGCCTGCGGACAACAAAAATGCCCCCATACTGGCCGCTTGCCCTAAGCACAAAGTTTGCACATCGGGTTTAATAAAATTCATCGTATCAAAAATACTCATGCCCGCACTCACGCTGCCACCAGGGCTATTAATGTAGAAATAAATATCTTTGTCTGGATTTTCGCTTTCTAAAAAAAGCAGTTGCGCCACAACCAAATTAGCGGTGTGGTCATTCACAGGTCCTACCAAAAAGATGATTCGCTCTTTCAATAAGCGCGAATAAATATCAAAAGCACGCTCACCACGTCCACTTTGTTCAATAACAGTTGGAATTAACGTATTATTTTGAATCTCTGGAAACATAAATTATCCTCAATCAATTATTATCTTAAAATTCTTTCAGGCTGCCTGAAACAGCAAAATCATGTTTCAACGTCATCGCTGGGTGAAACATGGTTCATCATACCACTAAATTATTGGTTTGGGGCAGTCAGCCATTTTTGTTGAATTTTGGCTAATTCACCATTTTGTTTGATTTTCGCCAAACCCTCATTAACCGATGCGCGTAATTTTTCGTTGTCTTTTGCCATCAAAATAACCAATTGCGCCGAAGGTTCCTCTTTTTTTTCGTAAACCACTGTATAAGCTGGTTGTTTAAATTCTTTTGCTAATTGATTCAATAAGATACCATCTTGCGCAACCACATCGGTTTCTTTACGCAATAAGCTGGTAAATAACAAATAAGTGGTTTTATACGTTTTAATATCCGTAATACCTGCGTTTGCCAATTGTTTCGCATGCTTAGAACCGTCTAACGCACCCACACGCAAACCTGTGATGTATTTTAATGATTTCAAATCCTTTACCTTATCTTTGAGGCTAGCATCTAAAAACATCAATTCGCTTTGATTAATCGCATAAGAATCAGAAAGTGCATATTTTTCAGCACGTTCATTTGTATAAGAAATTCCCGAAATGGCTAAATCATTTTGTTTGGTCCCGACATCAGAAAACAACATTTGCCAAGGGCGTTTGTGAAATTGCACTTTAAAACCTTGTACTTCACCAATTTTCGTAATGACATCAATATCAAAGCCAGCCACGCTGCCATTAGAATCGGTAAATGAAAGCGGTTGTGTTTTTCCTGTCGTAACCACTTTAACCACAGGTGCAGTATCAGGTAAATTTGTGGCAGGTGCAGCAGATGTTTCACCACCAATGGCTTTCTTATTATCAGCGGCAGATGATGCAGTAGACGCAGCTTGTGGCGTTGGCGCACTGCCTGAATCACCACAACCTGCCAAACCCACACAAATCCCAGCAACCATTAATAAACGCGATAAATTGGGCATCATCATCAAATCCCTTCTATGAGAACTTGGTTAATTGGAATGCAAATATTAGCACAAATTATTTATTTACTGTTAAAACACGTCAATTTTTTTTAATCATGTGTTTTCAGGCTGCCTGAAAACAAAAACAGCACTGAAAAATATTTCAATGCTGTTGCTTTATTCAATACAATTTCAATGATTAAGTCGCAGCCATCACATCATCAAAACTCAATGTTTTTTCGGTAACTTTGGCTTTACTCAACACAAAATCCACTACATTCGCTTCCAAAGCCAAATTCATTGGTCCTTGCAAACGCTGACGGTCTGCAAAATACCAATCAATCACTTCTTGTGGGTCTTCATAGCTTTCTGCAAATTCATTGATGATTTTTTTCACTTGTTCTTCAGTAGGTTGTAATTTATTTTCCTCAACCAAAACAGGTAAAATCAAACCGACTTTAACACGTTCTGCCGCACGTTCTTTGAACATATCAATTGGCAATTGCATATCTTGTGCGTCTAAACCTTGTTGTACAAAGTTTTGTTTCATTTCTTCTGCTAAACGTCCAGCTTCTTCGTTAACCAAACTATTTGGCAAATCAAACTCATGCGCCTCACGTAACGCGGTCATCACAGCTTCCACATTTTGTGCATCAACACGTCGTTTCACTTCACGACCTACGTTTTTCTTCACTTCTTCGCGCATTTTGTTGATATCACCATCGCTGATGCCCAATGCTCTTGCGAATTGCTCATCAACTTCAGGCAATTCAGCCGCTGCCACATTTTTTACAGTGATATTAAACACAGCGGTTTTACCAGCCACATCTTGACCATGATAATCTTCTGGGAAATTCACTTCTACGTCTTTGCTTTCGCCTTCTTTCAAGCCAATCACGCCAGCTTCAAATTCAGGCAGCATTTGCCCTTCACCCAATACAAATGGGTAATTTTGTGATGTGCCACCCTCAAACACCTCACCATCAATTTTCCCTTCAAAATCAATAATAACACGATCGCCATTTTGTGCTTCACGTTCTACGCGATTGTAGCGAGTACGTTGTTTACGCAAAATTTCAATGGTTTTGTCTACTTCTTCTTCACCGACATTCGCAACCGATTTTTCAATATTCAAACCAGACAAATCCACCAATTTTACTTCAGGCAGCACTTCAAAAATGAAAGCTGCTTGGAAAATATCATTGTTTTCAGCCGCACCTTCCACAGGCTCAAGGCGCAATACATCTGCGATGCGAATTTTTTGTTCAATGATTTCATTGTTGAATGCTTCTTGTGCCATGTCATTCAACACATCATTCTGAATGCTCGCGCCATACATGGATGCCACCATTTTCACAGGTGCATGACCTGGACGGAAACCGTCAATTTTGGCTTTTTTTGCTACTTTTTTTAGGCGTTTATCAAATTCAGCATTAATATCGTCCCATTTTAGGGTAACAACGATTTTACGTTCTAAATGTTCTAATTGTTCAATAGTTGCGCTCATGGCGACCTTTCTTAATTTAATTAAATGAAAATCATCAACTGGCAAAATTTTGCGTTAAGCAGGTTGAAAATAAAAAATTCTAGCATAATCCATGCAAATTCGCATAAATTTTATTTTTGATTGGTTATGATTTGGTAACCTCAATCGCAATTTTTGCCACATCATCTGCACTATTTGGTAATGCCAAAGTTCGTGCATTTTCTGCCCACTTCAAACATTGTTCGCGTGTCAAATTCGCTAAAATTTCAGCGAGTTGATTAGCAGACAATTTTGCTTGTGGCAACAACAAACCCGCTTGCGCAGAAACCATAAATTGTGCATTGGCAGTTTGATGGTCGTCTACCGCATACGGGTAGGGAACAAGCAACGCACCCACGCCAGCTGCCGTCAATTCAGCAATTGTCAACGCACCAGCTCGACAAATGACCACATCAGCATCACGATAAGCAGACACCATATCATCAACAAATTCAATACATTGCGCCTGTACACCTACTTGCGAATAAGCAGTTTTCAAAGCATCCAATTTATTTCGCCCCGATTGATGCGTGATGTGTGGACGCACATTTTCAGGCAGCATCGCCATCGCTTGTGGCACAATTTCATTCAACACTTGCGCCCCCAAACTACCCCCAACAATCAACACATTCAATTTATCTGAACGCATAGCAAATCGTTGTTTAGGTTCTGGTAATTTCGCAATTTCCGCACGAACAGGATTACCAACTAAACCATTGGGATATTGCTCAAATGCCTTCGGAAAGGCGTACAGCACACGTGTCGCCCATCGCGCCAACATTTTATTAGACAACCCTGCCACCGCGTTTTGTTCATGAATCACAAGCGGAATATTCAACCATTTCGCCGCCACGCCACCTGGAAACGTAACAAATCCACCAAATCCAATTACTGCATCAATTTCATGACGCAGCATAATTTCTTTAGCAGCCTGAACGGTTTTCCACAAAGTAATGGGCAACATCAACTTACGCTTCAAACCGTTACCGCGTACACCCCTCATGGCAATGGTTTCCAACATAATGTTATGTTGTGGCACAAGTCGCTCTTCCATGCTGTCTTTACTACCCAGCCAAATGATTTGATGACCTTGATTTTGCAATGATTTTGCCACCGCTAATGCAGGGAAAATATGTCCACCAGTACCGCCTGCCATTAATAAAAAAGTTTTACTCATGATATTCTGCCTACTGGGTTAATTCATTTTCAGGCTGCCCTTCTTCGGTTTCAGGGTTAGCTGCATGATTTTGGGATTCGGGAATTTTGTCCCAATGCGGGTCAATATAACTAATCCCTTGTTCTTTTTTACGATTTTCAAAATCTACGCGCAGCAGCATTGTAAATGCCACAATCATAATGACCAAAGATGAACCACCATACGACACCAATGGTAAAGTTAACCCCTTGTTTGGTAATAAACTAATATTCACACCAATATTAATGAAACTTTGCACCGCCACCCACACGCCAATCCCAATCGCAATAAAGGAATTGAAATGCAACTCCAAATCACGCGCTTGTTTACCAATTTTGAAGGCACGCCACACAATCCAGCCATAACACAAAATCAGTGCAGTTAAAGTAATCAATCCTAATTCTTCGGTAATCACTGCGGCAATAAAATCAGTATGCGCTTCAGGCAAAAAGCCGCGCTTGAAAATACCATTGCCCAAACCCTCACCAAACCAGCCCCCACGTTCAATGGACATCAACGAACCCATGCTTTGATAACCTGTGCCCGTTGGGTCTTTCCATGGCTGCCACATCACGCTGATGCGACGCATACGAAACTCGGAGGACGCAATCACCAATGCCACCACCGATGCACCCACACCCACCACAAATAGAAACCATTTCGCTGGCAAATTCGCCAAAAATAACAAAGCGATAGCAATGATTAATACCACAAATGCTGAACCCAAGTCTTTGGTTAATAAAATAAATGCCACACCTGCTGCGATTGGTACTGCTACCCAGCGCACGCGTTTAAAATCGGTTAAAACATCTAAACGGCGTTTGAAAAAACTTGCCATATACATAATCGTAACCAATTTAAAAATTTCACTGGGCTGCATTTTAATGCCACCTGGCAGCGACAACCATCGTCGTGCACCATTAATTTCCTCACCTACAAATGGCAAAATCACTAGAATAACCAAAGATATAGGTAAAGCAAGTTTCGTCCAACGCTGCCATCTCCACATTGGCACACGATACAATAAAAATGACAATAAAATACCGATAATGGCAAATTGAGCTTGTTTAATAAAGAAAACATTGCGATTGGCAAAATTAGTCAATCCCGCCTGTGCAATAGACGCGGAATACACCATAATCAAACCAAAAGCCAACAAGCACAACAAAACCCAAAGCAAAATTTGGTCATAATCTTTGCGCTTTTCTTGAAAATTGAAATCAAAAGCAGCTCGCTGCTGAAAAATTGTGGACAGTTTCATGTGAAAATCGTAGTAAAGGTGCAGATTTTTATCTGCTTTTTCAAAATAATCGGCTATTTTAGCAAAATTTTATTGTTTTTTTGTGAATTATTTGGCACAAAATCTTTTATCAAATTTAAATAATTGATTTAATTACATGACAATTATGATTTTTGCAAATTTAGAACCTGTATTCATAGTCAACGTGAAATGGATTTTTGCCCCAGTTGGTGCGAATGCCAGGCGAATTTTATGCCAATAGCGTTTTTATTGGCATAAAATTCAACACAGCAGGTGTGAGCTTCTCAAAACGAATAAACAAAATCCATCATCTTGCTATAAATAAAAAACCCAGCAAAATAATGCTGGGTAATGTTTTCAGGCTGCCTGAAAATTAAAAAATTAATGAAATGTCAATAATAAATCACGGAACACATTTGGATCTTTGATAAACGTCAATTCTCCTGTGGCTGGAAAATGAAAATCCAGTAAACGCGATACCCAAAACCGCACACAACCTGCCCGATGCGCGGTATTTAAATAAGCCAATTCATCTGAGTTTAATGGGCGAATACTTTGATAACCATCAATAAATGATTGTTTTAATTCTAAATTTAGTGTATTGTTATGTTGTCGCGCCCAATCATTAATGGCAATCGCCAAATCATACACAAAACTGCCATTGCACGCATAATAAAAATCAATAAAACCAGATACTTGATTGCCATCTAACAACACATTGTCTTTGAATAAATCGGCG
This genomic window contains:
- a CDS encoding substrate-binding periplasmic protein, coding for MMMPNLSRLLMVAGICVGLAGCGDSGSAPTPQAASTASSAADNKKAIGGETSAAPATNLPDTAPVVKVVTTGKTQPLSFTDSNGSVAGFDIDVITKIGEVQGFKVQFHKRPWQMLFSDVGTKQNDLAISGISYTNERAEKYALSDSYAINQSELMFLDASLKDKVKDLKSLKYITGLRVGALDGSKHAKQLANAGITDIKTYKTTYLLFTSLLRKETDVVAQDGILLNQLAKEFKQPAYTVVYEKKEEPSAQLVILMAKDNEKLRASVNEGLAKIKQNGELAKIQQKWLTAPNQ
- a CDS encoding flavin prenyltransferase UbiX, which encodes MSNIQDNRFVNFEKLIREAGGVAKLARQCGYDKPAYLYQVRAKTVKPNGSQLQIGDRMAAKLEKGMNKPAGWLDLDHSQTPDIMPMKMSKSSGSLKKQQKSNNNQHNIETITLAFTGASGMPYGMRLLEELLKAGKQIWLVYSQAAQVVAMQEMNLQLPTLPADAQKLLCEKYGVSPEQLRVFGREEWFAPVASGNSAADAMVICPASMGTVAAIAHGLSDNLLERAADVSIKEKRPVIIVPRETPLSVIHLENLLKLAQAGCTIMPPAAGFYYRPKTIDDMVNFVVAKILDQLHIPHQLTTKWGE
- the ftsW gene encoding putative lipid II flippase FtsW, with protein sequence MKLSTIFQQRAAFDFNFQEKRKDYDQILLWVLLCLLAFGLIMVYSASIAQAGLTNFANRNVFFIKQAQFAIIGILLSFLLYRVPMWRWQRWTKLALPISLVILVILPFVGEEINGARRWLSLPGGIKMQPSEIFKLVTIMYMASFFKRRLDVLTDFKRVRWVAVPIAAGVAFILLTKDLGSAFVVLIIAIALLFLANLPAKWFLFVVGVGASVVALVIASSEFRMRRISVMWQPWKDPTGTGYQSMGSLMSIERGGWFGEGLGNGIFKRGFLPEAHTDFIAAVITEELGLITLTALILCYGWIVWRAFKIGKQARDLELHFNSFIAIGIGVWVAVQSFINIGVNISLLPNKGLTLPLVSYGGSSLVIMIVAFTMLLRVDFENRKKEQGISYIDPHWDKIPESQNHAANPETEEGQPENELTQ
- the murG gene encoding undecaprenyldiphospho-muramoylpentapeptide beta-N-acetylglucosaminyltransferase, with protein sequence MMSKTFLLMAGGTGGHIFPALAVAKSLQNQGHQIIWLGSKDSMEERLVPQHNIMLETIAMRGVRGNGLKRKLMLPITLWKTVQAAKEIMLRHEIDAVIGFGGFVTFPGGVAAKWLNIPLVIHEQNAVAGLSNKMLARWATRVLYAFPKAFEQYPNGLVGNPVRAEIAKLPEPKQRFAMRSDKLNVLIVGGSLGAQVLNEIVPQAMAMLPENVRPHITHQSGRNKLDALKTAYSQVGVQAQCIEFVDDMVSAYRDADVVICRAGALTIAELTAAGVGALLVPYPYAVDDHQTANAQFMVSAQAGLLLPQAKLSANQLAEILANLTREQCLKWAENARTLALPNSADDVAKIAIEVTKS
- the ruvX gene encoding Holliday junction resolvase RuvX, producing MPDSENSLYLPMGCALAFDFGETRIGVAQGNREIAIAHPIATITGQSNEEKLIAIARLITQWQPEYLVVGLPVHADGTEHEVTALARKFGHRLNARFRLPIYWADERFSSLYAEELLKQAQVFGKKNKAVLDQVAAQAILQSFFDNGAIGVFMG
- a CDS encoding DsbC family protein, which encodes MKTKKFALALIPAITLALMACGGTPATNNAQAATKENNSSSSVNKPVNTQVDKNVPADVAKAITQTLQTNYASQNLQVLSITTTPITGLYEVVVSGKQITYTDATGQFMLVGDLIATKEGRSLTEERKAILNQVDFNALPFDKAIKEVRGNGALKVAVFSDPDCPYCKRLERELAKMTNVTIYNFMMPIPSLHADAARKAVQIWCQPNRTQVWNAWMREGKAIPKVAECANPVAETTALGESFGFNGTPTLVFPNGKTQSGYLPMPEMEIVIKQNQK
- a CDS encoding YqgE/AlgH family protein, which produces MKENNIMLDLSNHFLIAMPDLEDSLFSGSLIYLCEHSKDGAMGLIINKPSPIGMEIVFTGAGMKQIPAHFMNEFVMMGGPVQPDRGFVLHTPVGNWQSSLTINEENAITTSRDIIESMAKDDKIQHAILTIGYSSWQKGQLEQELLDNSWLIVPADNHILFHVPVEERYQAALNKLGINDVNFMRGVGHA
- the tig gene encoding trigger factor, with protein sequence MSATIEQLEHLERKIVVTLKWDDINAEFDKRLKKVAKKAKIDGFRPGHAPVKMVASMYGASIQNDVLNDMAQEAFNNEIIEQKIRIADVLRLEPVEGAAENNDIFQAAFIFEVLPEVKLVDLSGLNIEKSVANVGEEEVDKTIEILRKQRTRYNRVEREAQNGDRVIIDFEGKIDGEVFEGGTSQNYPFVLGEGQMLPEFEAGVIGLKEGESKDVEVNFPEDYHGQDVAGKTAVFNITVKNVAAAELPEVDEQFARALGISDGDINKMREEVKKNVGREVKRRVDAQNVEAVMTALREAHEFDLPNSLVNEEAGRLAEEMKQNFVQQGLDAQDMQLPIDMFKERAAERVKVGLILPVLVEENKLQPTEEQVKKIINEFAESYEDPQEVIDWYFADRQRLQGPMNLALEANVVDFVLSKAKVTEKTLSFDDVMAAT
- the clpP gene encoding ATP-dependent Clp endopeptidase proteolytic subunit ClpP, which codes for MFPEIQNNTLIPTVIEQSGRGERAFDIYSRLLKERIIFLVGPVNDHTANLVVAQLLFLESENPDKDIYFYINSPGGSVSAGMSIFDTMNFIKPDVQTLCLGQAASMGAFLLSAGAKGKRFALPNSRIMIHQPLISGGLGGQASDIEIHARELIKLKEKLNNLLAKHTGQPLEKIERDTDRDNFMSAQTAMEYGLIDKVITNREEVA